TGTTGATATGAGGCCTCAACAGAAGATGGCAGAGCTTTGCAAGCTCACAGGAGTCAAACTTATAACGTAATTCTTTGTCTCTCCCTCTATTCCATTTTCCAATCATCCCGAGTCATGTTGTCGTTGATGTTACCGTTTTCATATGATCTATAGCTTTTgccttttatttgattttgctACCCAcacttccaatttttttttttttcaagtatgATTTCTACTGCAGGTATGGAACTGTAATGGGTGGCTTGTTATCTGAAAAATTCCTCGACACCAACTTAATGATTCCTTTTGCTGGCCCTCCATTAAATACTCCCTCTCTGCAAAAGTACAAAAGGGTAcgaaaaaattacaaatccTTTTACGTTAATGATTCTGGACCAAGAAATTCATCAATATTATCGAATTCGGAAATGAATTACATTCCGTAGGGATTCCTATCATACTTTAGACTCATGTCTAGATGAAAAATATTGACATTAAAACTGAATGGTGATGCTCTTTCTCATTGAAAGAAAGGCGGACAAGGGAAAAATCTTCTAGAATCTGTTGTTTAATCTTAAGTTCGAAATCTTTTAACACGGCAGATGGTTGATGCGTGGGGAGGATGGAGTTTGTTTCAAGTTCTGCTACAGACACTTAAAAGAGTTGCTTCTAAGCACGGGGTCTCAATTCCAGCCGTCGCTGTCAAATACATACTTGATCAGGTAGAGTGGCCTTTCTAGTAAACAAGATTGCAGTCATTTAAATCTCAGTAAATATCTACATTGGATTATACTTTGTTTGATTCACAATGCGACTTAGTTTGCCTTCTGAGATTGCAGCCAGCTGTGGCGGGATCGATGATAGGTGTTCGGCTTGGATTGTCAGAGCATTTGCAAGACACAAATGCCATCTTTTCTCTTGTTCTTGACGAGGAGGATGTAAACAGCATCCAGGAAGTATCCAAAAAAGGTAAGGATCTTCTTAGAATTATTGGGGACTGTGGGGATGAATATAGACGTGCATAACTTAGCAGTTGTGTTCTTATCTGTTTATgatatgaaatatttcttAACATTTGGTCGACTTGTAAAATTATAATGTCACACAATAATCAATATatggaaaatattaaacttatCTAACTAGTGGCAGTTTTGTAGCTCTTAATAGaatgattttagaatataatgtTATCCAAAACTCCTGTTTAGATTAAACATTTTGGTTCTGATTTGTAATACCAAATTTATTATGTTTCACGGTTTTCAGTccaatcttctttttcaataatttcatgtcCCACAATCGTATTTCTATTCTACACGTGATTCCTCTCTTATTCCAACACCTTTCATATTTCTAGTAATCTTGATCACATTCTTATTCCAACACCTTTCATATTTCTAGTAATCTTGATCACATTCCTAACTCTTAAACAACGTGAGTCGCACTCCAATTCATAAAGTAAAATGTGCATCGTATGACAGAAAAAAAGTGCAACCCCGGACAAATAATGGCAATATTTATTACATGGGGTTGCAAACATTAAATGAACTAATGATGTGGCATTAGGTAGCTCCTCTTCTGTACTTTcctatcaaatattttgtaatacttattatttatatcaattattgGATCAATTTATACCTTTCATTTCAATTAACTAATTATCGATGATTGAATTAACCAATCATCAATATTAATCATCAATGAatcaatatttgaatgagagaAGATGATAGTTCTTAAAGAATATTCtaatcaaaagtttaaattgattactttataaaatttcatgGATTTAATTTGATACACTTAAGAGTGACACGATATTTTTCATAATGTTTCTTTATGTATGGTGTTAACTAATATActtataaaagttcaaatcaaGACAATCGACAGTACAGTGATACATCTTCAACTCAAAAGTTGAAGGTATAAATTGGTATGTTCTAGTAATTTATGTgttgtttataatataaagttctGAGTTTGGGgattcaaattatttgattacATACTTAACCAAGCCAGGAATGTGGATGTCGAAAAAGTAGTCTTTCCAATTGATAACTGTAGGATCAAAGTAAAATGTTTCTTCAAGGTCTAAATTTCTTGTTGTTCTTCTCAATCTTTCTGTATTTGTATCATCAAAGCTGTGTTTATTTGGGGATAAAAAAGGTAAACGgtaagtaattaaaaataccTCAAATGATacagtaaaaaagagaatgaagatAAACTACCAATTTGATTTGcatattaattatagaaaaccaaaatatcgTTGAAGGGCTCTGTTTTACACTTCCTATCTgtgtttttcaaaatcaagttaagttttttaaagaaaaagaactgtttttgttttgagattcttttattaaaagttcaaattgtGTTAAGAAAACTATAATAAGGATATTGGACAGATACAgacaaaaatgttaaaaactaAGGTCACATTCTATTATGCACAAttcatctctaaatttttctCACATGTGATCTACTTTTTACTATCATTTTCCTaaaccaaaaattgaaaactaaaaaacgagtttttgttttttaaattagaattagaattagaattcAACCCCTGTATCCCTGTACTGATGAGAGATACACATTATTGTAAAATGTAGAGATAAAATAAGCTTTAACTTTTcttataaatgaaaacaaaatagttactAAATGAGACTGAAATCATTATCAGCAGTAAACATCTAAACCCATCAAAGAAGTAAAAGATTTGATGATTTATAGAtcatttaaatagaaaaaaaaaaaaaaagaaagatcgAAACGTACGTGGCTTTGAAGAAGAGATATGGACGATAAAGTTGGACAAGACGCATCATATGgttgtattttttcttgtgttgatcatatttttcttgaaaccAATGGCATAACATGATATTGCTCACTTTCAATCCCTTCACAATATAACACATGTGATTAAACATGTATGAAGTTGCATGATATTAAACGTTTATACCTATTGTTTAGGTCATGTTTGGATTAATATCTTTTATGTCATTTGGGATGATAAAAGTCTAAAAgtgttttctttcatcaaatctAATTTTTCAACAAACATGTGATGCAACTATATACAACTCGTTGATCACTATCAAAAACACCTTAGATAAGATCGATATAGGGCAATGacaaatatatagaaatataaaaatctaaCTCACATCGACGAAGTGTTTTTCAATCACCAAACTTGAGCATAGTCCAATTAATTTAGACaataatttactaaatttttaacTTTCGACTCAAAAccatacaaatatttatcaacCACCATAATCTAaagaaatctatatatatatgtatatatattagagagaaagcaaacataaatttgaaaaataaaaacattgaaCAATGAGTCATTAaccatttaataaattgtgtAATAATGAATATAGTAAGGTTGGGTTTTAGATAAATTGTTAGTATATGAACTAagcattaattattatttataccTTCAACAAAAAGGAATACCGAATGGCCATATATCTACCAAAGGTAACCATGTTGTTGAAGATCTTGGTTTTCCTAACTTTAATTGCTTTTCCATCTCTATTTATCCATGGCTTCTCAACAAAGTACTTCTCTAGAAAGCCCGTCAAATCCCCATATTTTATACCGTTTCTCCTCGAAGAACCAACATGATAGATCACGTGACATGGCTTTCCTTCACGTGCATGAACTATCATTGTCATGATCATTGCATTCACCACCATATCTGCtggaatctatatatatatatataatatcaaattcatactttattaaacaaatgaaaaaaaatatatataacaacgGTTTTGCcgtttaaaacaatttttagaaaaatgaagtaattacacttaaatttttaattaccgCATCGAAGATTGAATGGAAACCAAAGGGAAGGAATGTTATTGTTCCTTTACCGTAACCGATAGCGATGGTATCAATTATCCTGTATAACTCacaaagacaaaagaaaaatcattacaaactaaattaaatttgattttattggGTAAATTGTAAAAATCGTGATTGTATAGTTGCAATTTCACCTTCGTATTTTCAATtgcaaaaattgaattgtaaaaattgaatttctaaCATTTATTCAAGTGTTGAATACAATTTatacacatgtatatataagttgattcaattttttaaaattgaaagtcgGAAAGTATCATTGCAACTACCACACGGTTgctttttgaattaaaattcaacGTGATCTTTTTTCCACTAATCAAtagatcattttaaatatacctCATCCCTTCCATCCAACCCGGAAAAGGTTGTCTGTAAGTACTTGTTATAATGGCAGGTCGTATGATAACCAATGGTATATgatcttttaagtcattgatAATCATCTCTCCCATTGCCTTCGTAAATACGTATGCATTTGGCCATCCGTACAACTTAGccctaattttaaataataaataaaatgtagcGAAATTACAAGTTTTTATGTagctaattaattagatttaatttttttaaaaaaaatgcaaaaaacaCCCATAAAATATGACAATAGTTACAATTACAcctataaacttttaaaattaaaaattgagccctcaaacttattcaaattttaaaatttgacctTCAAACTTACataaatatccaaaattaattaaattgattatataaaattgatgattaaatttttattatatgtggGCTTAATTTTACACTAATTATCCTAAACTTAAAGGTCtgattttaacatttttaaagtcAGAGACTCATGTGTTATTATCGAaagtttatgataatttttacaatttatatatCATAAGTTGATTATTATACCTTTGGAGGCCTAATTGTTTCATGGTTAGAGATATAGTTTGTTGTGTAGCTCCTTTGCTTATGAGTTTATTTAGTGTCTCTTCCACAAGCTTTTGTTCTTCCTCAATGTTGAGTCCAATAGTGCCATTAAGAGACTCACCCATTTTATATGGGATTTCTTCTATAATACCTTCCTTTTCCCCTGAAACATAAGCTTAACAAAAACCATACaaatacttatttttcaattcactgttcaatgaaattttaattaaatgacaacaatggttgaaaaatatatacaaactttatattttccTGACTTAGTAgggattaaatttgtaatttgaacttttaacaTGCTTATGAACATGCAAGacacattaattaatattattgtctCTAAAAGATGAAATATTGAATGGGATCACTTTGAAACTTTACTCACCAGTGGATACATGAACAACAACTTCCAACTTAGAACATTGTTTTGCAAAGTTTAGTAAATGTTTAGCTCCCAATGTGTTGGTTCCAAAAGCTACAACATATCTGCACAATACAGTAAAAATTAAGTCTAATTAGtctagatttttaaaataatttttcttgtttttgtgaatccaaacatagaaaaataataatatatgtaaatGCAAATACCTTAcctttcatcaaattttgtaGTTGCAGctaaattaacaataatttctATTTGATCCTTCATCTCTCTCAACAAATATGAGTCTTTCAACCCTAGATTTGGGCTTGTGATATTACCAATCACTAAATAAATCTTCTCTGAAATTAAGCCATTGATATTTCCACCCCATTTCTCCTTCAACACTCTAATTAAATACATCCTTCTCCACAACCTGCATGCATTATTATAACAATCTCATTCAATTTGTTcttcaaaacacaaaattttatacCTCGTTATGAAACCGTTGTGTGACCGTAATTTCATCTGCACCACGTAAAAGTAGATAGAGCTTCTTCACATTTGGTTGAACCCTCAATATTTTCTCCACCATAACTATTTATTAGTGATCATACAAatctaaattagaaaaaaaaataaaaaagaatatatatatatataaatagatcATAGATAAAGTAGGTACTCTTTCCTAGAAAGCCAGTGACACCCATAACAAAAATGCTCTTGTTCTCAAGAAACTCCATGGATGAAGAAGTAAGCTAACAAAGGGAGAAATAATTAGAGAATTATTTCCAAGATGGACTTAGAATAACCCATGAAATGGTCTTATTATTTAAGAACACTAtatatgaagaagaaggaaacgAGTAATCAGAGTGCATGCAcgtagtttttaattaataaaattaatggcTCCTAATTAAAGAAAGGCTATGCATATATACTATAAGTCAAAAGTCCTACCTTAGCCTACtaacaaatcaattaatatcaatatatatataataagtgACATTGATGAgcctttttcaaattaaatttgtatgttcatctttatatagaaaataaataatataatggaGAACCATGTGTTTTCCATGTAGAGCAAGAAAAACCAAGAAAATTATAGTTTGGTTGATATTGTTGGTGAGGATTGAAACATCTACTAATATCTTAGTTAAACTAAGTTAAGTTAAGatgttcatttaaaaaattaggtaAATTGATGATGTGGAACattaataaagtataattgaaaatttgaaaccatggttttaaatacaattgattattgattatgggttattgtttaaaacaaaacaaactaattttaGTATCTATCAATTATAGACGATAATGAAGGTATCTTTTAGAATTggtacaaaataaatttaatacgaAAATATAAGGATAAAAGCCAAGGGTAAAATTTCTCCTTGCATAGCTGATGTTTTAATATAGTAGTccatatttttgtaaataaaacacaaaaagcGTTCTCTAAAGTATGATAACAGTCACATGCAATTCCccttcaaactttcaaaataaaaattgtaatcTTCAACTTAtggaaaatttgattatataagtttgaatttctttttttttttttttttcctttgttggTAGGTTTAGTCTTTAAAATTACTAAGAGGGTTGTAAATTAACGAACTGCTCAATTTTCCCGCTATAATTCTACTGGATTTTCTCTCTGCCCTAACACAAAACGAAACTTTCTCTAAACACTTCGCGGTTCTTCTCTCCGGTTGCGAATACTACAAATCGCGACGCATtgcaataaaacaaaatttcagattctgTTCTCTGCCGATAATTTTTGtgagttcttttttctttttacctaaATTCTTGATTTCTTCGGTTTTTGCTTTCTTCATTTCTGTTATCCAGTAGTATTGTGTGATTTGGATTAGATTTTTAATTCTCGAAGCCATGCGGCAGAGTGTGGGAGATTTCTATGGTGGCTCTTAATCTCTCTTGATTTACATTTTGTATTACATTGTGGAGTGGTGTCGTTACGGTTAATTAGCAGAGTAATCGTTCTCGTAATCTGTCCTTTTAATCTTTGTTGATAGGAGATGGATGTGAATAATGGAATGGAGACTATGAGATTTTGCTATTTACTTGATGATGAATTGGTAGCTGTCACTGAAATGAGGTAACACTTTCGTTCGAATTTTATCTTTGATTTCTAGACATTACATGTGTGATGCTACCTGTACGTACTGCAAACCTTTGAGCTTCCTGATATGaaactacaaaatattttttgatttcaTATTAATGTTATGAACCAACTAGAATTAATTAGAAGTTGGATTTGATGGAAACCTAACGTGAAGGATCATTTGATCCGATCAGACTCCACGTGTTTTGTCTCATAAATGCTCAACCTCCCTAAAAGTCTGCTCCTTTCCAATGAAACACAACAAAAAGGgaatgaaatgaaacaaaaagcAGTAGAGAAGTTTTATTCTCTTCACGCTCACAAGCTCACAAGCTCACAAGCCATACCTTTTTGATTTTGCCTTAGGAGAGGATAGTTTACTACACACATACTTGATAAGAAAGAATCATTTGAAGATGTGTTTAACTAGTCCAGGAATATGGACATTCATGAAGTAATCCTCCCAATTAATATCTTTAGGATCCAAGAAGAATGTCTCTGTTTCTGTAtctttgttttgaatattCCTTCTCAACCTTTCTGCATTTGTATCGTCAAAACTGTACATACAGAACAAAGAAATATAGGATAAATCaggaaaatattgataaaaattctgaaactaaagtaaaatatataaatccaaatgaaatgaaagcaAAGTGAACACAAAACCTAGAAAACTTTCACTTACACGGCACTGAAGAATAGATAAGGGCGGTCAAGTTCGATGAGCCGCATCACTAAATTGAACTTCCTCTTCGTATCGACATACATGTCTTGAAAAGAGTGGCAAAATGCCTTGTTTGCGAATTCCAATCCCTTAATAATTCaatcattaaaaaagattCATACAGTTCgctaattaaatatcaaatataaataggaCGTGCATAGTTTAGTTTATCTAAAGTAGATAAGAGTCTTTGGACAAAGTAGTTTAGATTGATCCTTCCCAtttttaatagaatataatgGAGGAATAGATTAAAAATCTTTCTTAGTTTAATCATAGATTTGTGTAATTGTAAGTAGCAATCACAAAAACTAGGAAGGGTGGCCGTGCTGCCACGATCAACTTagattcaagaaaaaaaagtttaagtaCCTTCAGAAAAACTAGGTAGCGAACATTCATGTATCTACGGAAGCTGGCCATATTGTTGAAGATTGTAACTTTCCCAACCTTCACAGCATTTCCATCTTTATTGATCCATGGTTTTTCAGTGAAATATTGGTAGTTGAAACGTTTGAAATCAATATATCTCATAGAATTTCTTGTCGAAGAACCCACGTGATATATGGTTTGATTAGATGGTTGGAGTTCATGAGCTACCATTGCCATGATAATCATATTTACCACCATATCTGCAGGAaccttatatttaaaaaaatatatattactttttttattcaattataataCTCAAAAGAAAAGCTGAacatttagaaagaaattatgTTATCTCACCAAATCAACAATTGAATTAATCCCAGCAAGAAAAAACGTTAGTTTTCCTTTAGCATATCCAAGAATAAGACTATCGATGGTCCTGTAAAAATGCTACATAGTCTCAGCATTGAAGTCAAAAGCTTAATATGCTTACTCAAGAAACAGAGTTAATTTTTGCTTTGACCACttatttggttcttttttAGTTC
This DNA window, taken from Cucumis sativus cultivar 9930 chromosome 6, Cucumber_9930_V3, whole genome shotgun sequence, encodes the following:
- the LOC101216815 gene encoding fatty acyl-CoA reductase 3-like isoform X1, which encodes MKLRSHNGFITRLWRRMYLIRVLKEKWGGNINGLISEKIYLVIGNITSPNLGLKDSYLLREMKDQIEIIVNLAATTKFDERYVVAFGTNTLGAKHLLNFAKQCSKLEVVVHVSTAYVSGEKEGIIEEIPYKMGESLNGTIGLNIEEEQKLVEETLNKLISKGATQQTISLTMKQLGLQRAKLYGWPNAYVFTKAMGEMIINDLKDHIPLVIIRPAIITSTYRQPFPGWMEGMRIIDTIAIGYGKGTITFLPFGFHSIFDAIPADMVVNAMIMTMIVHAREGKPCHVIYHVGSSRRNGIKYGDLTGFLEKYFVEKPWINRDGKAIKVRKTKIFNNMVTFGRYMAIRYSFLLKGLKVSNIMLCHWFQEKYDQHKKKYNHMMRLVQLYRPYLFFKATFDDTNTERLRRTTRNLDLEETFYFDPTVINWKDYFFDIHIPGLVKYVIK
- the LOC101216815 gene encoding fatty acyl-CoA reductase 3-like isoform X2, which encodes MKLRSHNGFITRLWRRMYLIRVLKEKWGGNINGLISEKIYLVIGNITSPNLGLKDSYLLREMKDQIEIIVNLAATTKFDERYVVAFGTNTLGAKHLLNFAKQCSKLEVVVHVSTAYVSGEKEGIIEEIPYKMGESLNGTIGLNIEEEQKLVEETLNKLISKGATQQTISLTMKQLGLQRIIDTIAIGYGKGTITFLPFGFHSIFDAIPADMVVNAMIMTMIVHAREGKPCHVIYHVGSSRRNGIKYGDLTGFLEKYFVEKPWINRDGKAIKVRKTKIFNNMVTFGRYMAIRYSFLLKGLKVSNIMLCHWFQEKYDQHKKKYNHMMRLVQLYRPYLFFKATFDDTNTERLRRTTRNLDLEETFYFDPTVINWKDYFFDIHIPGLVKYVIK
- the LOC101217048 gene encoding fatty acyl-CoA reductase 3; protein product: MVVNMIIMAMVAHELQPSNQTIYHVGSSTRNSMRYIDFKRFNYQYFTEKPWINKDGNAVKVGKVTIFNNMASFRRYMNVRYLVFLKGLEFANKAFCHSFQDMYVDTKRKFNLVMRLIELDRPYLFFSAVFDDTNAERLRRNIQNKDTETETFFLDPKDINWEDYFMNVHIPGLVKHIFK